The genomic stretch GTCTGGTTACGTTCGCTGAGCGTAGCCATATATTCGATGAGCGCATATTGTTTCTGCGCTTCCTCAGGTTGACGGAGCGCAGCATACAGGTCACCCAGCGCACTGACGTATTCTGGCAGCGGAATCGTCGCAATCGCTTGTTGATATAGGTGAATGGCTTCGAGCGCGTGGCCCTGTGCCGCACGAACTCGTGCTAGCCCAGCCTGTGCGCGATGATACTTTGGGTAGGTCGCGAGTGCAGCTTCATAGGTAGTACTCCCATTCTCGAAATCTCCGGTCGCGAAATAGAGATCCCCGAGTTGGGTCTGACTCCAGGCCACATGTTCTCTATACTGCTTCGCCGTTTCACCTAGTTCGACTGCGTGACGCATTAACTTTATAGCGCGCTGTACATCGCCACGAAGAAAATGCAGATACGCCACCCGCTCATCCACAGCGAGGGCGCGAGAATGGCCCTGTAACTTTTTGTATGCCTCGGCGGCGTTCTCGTACTCTCCCAGTTCAAGGGCAGCATCTCCGATGATCGCGTACGCAGATGGGTCGGATGCGTCCAAGCGTAACGCCTGTTGGGCACCACGTCGCGCGTGGTCAAAGCGATGCTTGGCCAGATGGATGGCAGCTAGATATTTTGTCGCCGTTGCCGCAGTCGTGTGGCGTGGCACCAGGGCAAGTG from Deltaproteobacteria bacterium encodes the following:
- a CDS encoding tetratricopeptide repeat protein; amino-acid sequence: MYTKQILFFGIFAFLVLQAGQVRAAQLHEADDLISFSQHRLSRDPDNFAHYNALAFAYMQKARETGDVSYYDRAEDAAKKSLALVPRHTTAATATKYLAAIHLAKHRFDHARRGAQQALRLDASDPSAYAIIGDAALELGEYENAAEAYKKLQGHSRALAVDERVAYLHFLRGDVQRAIKLMRHAVELGETAKQYREHVAWSQTQLGDLYFATGDFENGSTTYEAALATYPKYHRAQAGLARVRAAQGHALEAIHLYQQAIATIPLPEYVSALGDLYAALRQPEEAQKQYALIEYMATLSERNQTLYNRELALFYADHDQQLTKALALAQKELEVRRDIYTYDVLAWALYKNNKLPEAQEAMQRALRLGTQDARLFFHAGMIYQRLGKRVEAQTYLQRALRLNPRFHPLQADLAMLTLATLRGKPAASAAQEKNNDRF